A portion of the Flavobacterium magnum genome contains these proteins:
- a CDS encoding glycosyltransferase family 2 protein, with protein sequence MVPATQFSILISTRNRREALDFTLRRLLDCQDGNVEVLVFDDGSTDGTFDHVRFHFPWVTLQRNETSRGYMYCRNKMLNETKARFAISLDDDAHFLTTKPFDAIAAYFAKHPQCGLIAMRIFWGTNAPASLDSREDSGRVRGFVGCAHAWCMESWRKIPDYPEWFGFYGEEDFASYQMFKKNIEVHYLPEVLVQHRVNVADRRKDKDYGIRLRRSLRAGWYLFLLFYPLSQIPRIMAYSVWMQLKLKVFKGDVKALKALCLAGIDLLISLPKIARESRRFTKQEFQQYQQLPATKIYWQPEK encoded by the coding sequence ATGGTACCGGCGACGCAATTTTCAATCCTGATTTCCACGAGAAACCGCCGTGAAGCATTGGACTTTACGCTGCGCCGGCTTTTGGATTGTCAGGACGGCAACGTAGAGGTGCTGGTGTTTGATGACGGTTCGACTGACGGCACTTTCGACCACGTCAGATTTCATTTCCCGTGGGTAACGCTTCAGCGCAATGAAACATCGAGGGGCTACATGTACTGCCGGAATAAAATGCTCAATGAAACCAAAGCCAGGTTCGCTATATCGCTTGATGACGATGCCCATTTCCTGACAACAAAGCCATTTGATGCGATTGCTGCTTATTTCGCGAAACATCCGCAGTGCGGACTCATAGCGATGCGTATCTTCTGGGGGACTAATGCGCCCGCCTCACTCGACAGCCGGGAAGATTCGGGGCGTGTAAGGGGTTTCGTTGGTTGTGCCCATGCCTGGTGTATGGAAAGCTGGCGGAAAATCCCGGATTACCCGGAATGGTTCGGGTTTTACGGAGAAGAAGATTTTGCCTCATACCAGATGTTCAAAAAAAACATCGAGGTACATTACCTCCCGGAGGTATTGGTCCAGCACCGGGTAAACGTCGCAGATCGCAGAAAGGACAAAGACTACGGCATACGCCTGCGTCGCTCTTTAAGGGCGGGGTGGTACCTGTTTTTGTTATTTTACCCCTTATCCCAAATTCCGCGGATTATGGCTTATTCAGTCTGGATGCAGTTGAAGCTGAAAGTCTTTAAAGGCGATGTAAAAGCGTTAAAGGCGCTGTGCCTGGCGGGAATCGATTTGCTTATCTCCTTGCCGAAAATTGCCAGGGAGAGCCGTCGGTTTACAAAGCAGGAATTTCAACAATACCAGCAATTACCTGCCACGAAAATATATTGGCAGCCCGAAAAATAA
- a CDS encoding N-acetylneuraminate synthase family protein, which yields MESPFPYLIAEIAQAHDGSLGAAHAYIDALAQTGIDAVKFQLHIAEAESSAFEPFRVKFSFEDETRFDYWKRTSFTQEQWKGLKKHCDEVGLEFLCSPFSNLAVEWLEEIGIKRYKVGSGEVANFLLLEKIAKTGRPVILSSGMSNYSELDAAVRFLRERNVDFSILQCTTSYPTMPEQYGLNVISELKQRYQVKVGYSDHSAKIETGIAAVAMGAEILEFHAVFDRAQFGPDAQSSLTIAEITQLVRAVRNIASAMRFPADKEDNSKFSALKQIFEKSLAVNKPMKKGDIITFDDLEAKKPKGHGIDASDFMGIVGKKLTADRQQWDFLNYEDLYE from the coding sequence TTGGAAAGCCCGTTCCCCTATCTTATAGCCGAAATCGCACAGGCCCATGACGGCAGTCTTGGTGCCGCCCACGCCTACATTGATGCCTTGGCACAGACGGGGATTGATGCCGTAAAATTCCAACTGCACATTGCAGAGGCCGAAAGCAGCGCGTTTGAGCCTTTCAGGGTAAAATTTTCATTCGAAGACGAAACAAGATTTGATTATTGGAAGCGCACGTCGTTCACGCAGGAACAATGGAAGGGCCTCAAAAAGCATTGTGATGAGGTAGGCCTGGAGTTCCTTTGTTCTCCGTTCAGTAACCTGGCAGTGGAGTGGCTGGAAGAGATTGGAATCAAAAGATATAAGGTCGGTTCCGGCGAAGTGGCGAATTTCCTGCTTCTTGAAAAGATCGCTAAAACGGGACGGCCGGTTATCCTTTCGTCAGGAATGAGCAATTATTCCGAACTGGATGCGGCTGTGCGTTTCCTGAGAGAACGCAACGTCGATTTTTCAATTCTACAGTGCACAACATCCTATCCGACGATGCCCGAGCAATACGGACTCAACGTCATATCTGAATTGAAGCAAAGGTATCAGGTGAAGGTGGGTTATTCGGATCATTCGGCAAAAATAGAAACCGGGATCGCCGCAGTGGCAATGGGCGCTGAAATCCTTGAATTCCATGCCGTGTTTGACCGCGCGCAGTTTGGGCCTGATGCACAATCATCATTGACAATTGCGGAAATTACACAACTGGTCCGAGCAGTTCGGAACATTGCATCAGCGATGCGGTTTCCTGCAGACAAAGAAGATAACAGCAAGTTTTCGGCGCTCAAGCAGATTTTCGAAAAGTCGCTGGCGGTCAACAAACCTATGAAAAAAGGAGACATCATTACATTTGACGATCTCGAGGCCAAAAAGCCGAAAGGCCATGGTATCGATGCATCGGATTTTATGGGGATTGTCGGAAAAAAATTAACTGCCGACAGGCAGCAATGGGATTTTTTAAACTACGAAGATTTGTATGAATAA
- the neuC gene encoding UDP-N-acetylglucosamine 2-epimerase, whose protein sequence is MNKRKIAVVITARPSYSRVKTVLKAIQDHPQLELQLIVAASALLERYGSAVNYIEQDGFQIAAKVFNVLEGENLTAAAKTTGIGILELSTVFDNLVPDIVVTVADRFETMATAVSASYMNIPLAHIQGGEVTGNIDEKVRHAITKLADYHFTASENAKQRVIRLGENPDFVFNTGCPSIDIASDIADISPLPFDPYEKYGGVGAKPDLSNGYLVVMQHPVTTEYKDSRKHIEETLTAVAALNIPVLWFWPNVDAGADGTSTGIRSFRESNRLGHVHFFKNMEGGDFLILLNNAIGLIGNSSVGIRECAFLGVPVVNIGSRQHKRDRGYNVTDVGYDKEAILEAVQTIISNPRPQRSGVYGGGTAGKAIAAILSQTDLRFHKTITY, encoded by the coding sequence ATGAATAAACGAAAAATCGCTGTCGTCATCACCGCGCGCCCGTCTTACAGCAGGGTCAAGACGGTGCTGAAAGCCATTCAGGACCATCCGCAGCTCGAGCTTCAACTGATTGTTGCAGCGTCGGCGCTTTTGGAACGGTATGGCTCAGCGGTCAATTATATAGAACAGGACGGTTTTCAAATTGCCGCCAAAGTATTCAACGTGCTCGAAGGGGAGAACCTTACTGCGGCCGCAAAGACCACCGGAATCGGAATTCTTGAGTTGTCAACGGTTTTCGACAACCTTGTGCCCGATATCGTCGTCACGGTTGCAGACCGTTTTGAGACAATGGCTACGGCGGTTTCAGCTTCGTACATGAATATCCCACTGGCCCACATACAGGGCGGCGAAGTCACAGGGAACATAGACGAAAAAGTGCGTCACGCCATTACCAAATTGGCCGATTACCACTTCACTGCCTCCGAAAATGCGAAGCAGCGTGTCATCAGGCTGGGTGAAAATCCTGACTTTGTCTTCAATACCGGTTGTCCGTCGATAGACATCGCGTCTGACATTGCCGATATATCGCCGCTGCCTTTCGATCCGTATGAAAAATATGGCGGTGTAGGGGCAAAACCCGATCTTTCCAACGGCTATCTCGTGGTCATGCAGCATCCGGTGACGACGGAATACAAAGATTCAAGAAAGCATATCGAAGAGACCCTGACCGCGGTTGCAGCCCTCAATATACCGGTCCTTTGGTTTTGGCCGAATGTTGATGCCGGCGCCGACGGGACGTCAACAGGTATCAGGAGTTTCCGGGAATCCAACCGGCTCGGCCACGTCCATTTCTTTAAAAATATGGAAGGCGGGGATTTCCTGATATTGCTCAATAATGCAATCGGACTCATAGGAAATTCCAGTGTCGGCATCCGGGAATGTGCCTTTTTAGGTGTGCCTGTAGTAAACATCGGTTCACGACAGCATAAGCGGGACCGGGGATACAATGTCACCGACGTCGGTTATGATAAGGAAGCCATTCTCGAGGCAGTGCAAACCATCATCAGCAATCCAAGGCCACAGCGGTCAGGGGTTTACGGTGGCGGCACCGCAGGAAAAGCTATCGCGGCCATATTGTCGCAAACCGATTTAAGATTTCATAAAACCATCACCTACTAA
- a CDS encoding cytidylyltransferase domain-containing protein, producing MRILGIIPARGGSKGVPGKNIKELGGQPLLAYTILQSLQSRLLTRVIVSSDDSDIINCALAYGAEVPFVRPDFLADDKAASIAVVQHAVAFLESENEYFDAVCLLQATSPFREKGSIDKAIARFIESEADALVSVLPVPHEFNPHWVFEPDRNGFLSIATGEAKIIGRRQELPPAFFRDGSIYLTKTECIKEGTFYGEKLAFTQSNPELYVNIDSPDDWKAAEMKLPTIMSLI from the coding sequence ATGAGGATTCTTGGAATCATACCGGCGCGCGGCGGCTCGAAAGGGGTTCCCGGAAAAAACATAAAGGAATTGGGCGGTCAGCCCTTGCTGGCATACACCATCCTGCAAAGCCTGCAAAGCCGGTTGTTAACCAGGGTAATCGTGTCAAGCGATGACTCCGATATCATCAACTGCGCTCTGGCTTACGGCGCTGAGGTTCCGTTTGTAAGGCCTGACTTCCTCGCTGACGACAAAGCTGCAAGCATCGCTGTGGTTCAGCATGCGGTGGCATTTCTCGAATCGGAAAACGAATATTTTGATGCGGTCTGCCTATTGCAGGCGACCTCCCCGTTTAGAGAAAAGGGATCTATCGATAAGGCAATTGCCAGATTTATCGAGTCAGAGGCTGATGCACTGGTCAGCGTGCTTCCCGTACCACATGAATTCAATCCCCATTGGGTTTTTGAGCCTGATCGAAATGGATTCCTGAGTATTGCGACCGGTGAGGCAAAAATTATCGGGAGAAGACAGGAACTACCGCCTGCTTTTTTCAGGGATGGCTCAATCTATCTGACAAAAACCGAGTGTATCAAGGAAGGGACATTTTACGGCGAAAAACTTGCTTTTACGCAAAGTAACCCGGAATTGTATGTAAATATAGACAGTCCGGACGACTGGAAAGCAGCAGAAATGAAATTACCAACCATAATGTCACTGATATAA
- the asnB gene encoding asparagine synthase (glutamine-hydrolyzing) has product MCGIAGIVGHHPDNLQNLRSMLEIQKHRGPDATASWIGDSLVLGHNRLSIIDLSEAANQPMHSACGRYVIVFNGEIYNYIELRRQLPESGFRTDSDTEVLLEAYKRWGSSVLDKLNGMFSFVIWDKTDKKLFAARDRFGVKPFYYAFKDGRFYFSSEVKTLFAGGIAKRKSYKVWANYFAFGTYGLPDETFWEGIRQLPAGHFIATDMLTLEQAKPVKWYDFATRISAVSDSPGNDFKERYEAMLHDAISLRFRADVPLGMNVSGGLDSSLLISMVHQNLSSDKNIEAFTFYSGDARYDELPWVSTLMEQTPYPLNKVLLQWQDIPKMISEISYCEDEPFGGFPTLAYSLLFKEARARKIPVILDGQGMDEAWAGYDYYHNRSDSVIQGVTSSPVRPEIMTPDFAAFAEKEFYPEPFDSRLQNLQFRDLFFTKMPRALRFNDRISMKYGIELREPFLDYRLVETAFAQTDAMKLQNGQTKWLLRDIARKHLGDSIALAPKRAVQTPQREWISNELKSYFDERIDAFSKTEGVDPNAVKRIWAAYCEGNQDNSFYIWQWINAVAVQDNR; this is encoded by the coding sequence ATGTGCGGGATAGCGGGCATCGTAGGCCACCACCCGGACAACTTACAAAACCTGCGGTCGATGCTCGAAATCCAAAAGCATCGCGGTCCCGATGCCACGGCGTCTTGGATCGGGGACTCTTTGGTTTTGGGACACAATCGATTGAGTATTATTGATCTTTCGGAGGCTGCCAACCAACCCATGCACAGTGCCTGCGGCCGATACGTCATCGTATTTAACGGGGAAATTTACAATTATATAGAACTTCGCCGCCAACTCCCGGAAAGCGGTTTCAGGACAGATTCCGATACGGAGGTGTTGCTCGAAGCATATAAAAGGTGGGGAAGCAGCGTATTGGACAAACTCAATGGTATGTTCAGCTTTGTCATTTGGGACAAAACGGATAAAAAACTTTTTGCTGCACGCGACCGTTTCGGTGTAAAACCTTTTTATTACGCGTTTAAAGATGGCCGGTTTTACTTTTCCAGTGAAGTCAAGACGCTGTTTGCAGGCGGCATTGCCAAGCGCAAGAGCTATAAGGTCTGGGCCAACTATTTTGCCTTCGGGACTTACGGTCTGCCTGACGAAACTTTTTGGGAAGGAATCCGGCAACTGCCCGCAGGACATTTTATTGCCACGGATATGCTTACTTTGGAGCAGGCAAAACCTGTAAAATGGTATGATTTTGCCACGAGGATCAGCGCTGTCAGCGACAGTCCCGGCAACGATTTCAAGGAACGATATGAAGCGATGCTGCACGATGCGATTTCGCTGAGGTTTCGCGCAGATGTCCCGCTAGGCATGAATGTGAGCGGCGGCCTTGACTCGTCATTGCTTATTTCAATGGTACACCAGAACCTGTCCTCGGATAAAAACATTGAAGCTTTCACTTTTTATTCCGGTGATGCGCGCTACGACGAATTGCCATGGGTAAGCACATTGATGGAACAAACGCCTTATCCGCTCAACAAAGTACTGCTGCAATGGCAGGACATCCCCAAGATGATTTCCGAAATAAGCTACTGTGAAGACGAACCTTTCGGCGGGTTCCCCACTTTGGCTTACAGCCTGCTTTTCAAGGAAGCACGGGCCAGAAAAATACCGGTAATCCTCGACGGTCAGGGCATGGACGAGGCGTGGGCAGGCTACGATTATTATCACAACCGCTCAGACAGTGTCATACAGGGTGTGACTTCGAGTCCGGTAAGGCCGGAAATCATGACCCCTGATTTCGCTGCCTTTGCGGAAAAGGAATTCTACCCGGAGCCGTTTGACAGCCGTCTGCAAAACCTGCAGTTCCGGGATTTATTTTTCACGAAAATGCCTCGGGCGCTCCGGTTCAACGATCGGATTAGCATGAAGTATGGCATCGAACTAAGGGAGCCTTTCCTGGATTACAGGCTTGTTGAAACGGCGTTCGCGCAAACCGATGCGATGAAACTGCAAAATGGGCAAACCAAATGGCTGCTCCGTGACATCGCCAGAAAACATCTTGGTGATTCCATTGCGCTGGCACCAAAAAGGGCCGTGCAAACGCCACAGAGAGAGTGGATTTCGAACGAACTGAAATCCTATTTTGATGAGCGGATCGACGCATTTTCAAAAACGGAGGGTGTTGATCCAAACGCCGTGAAAAGGATTTGGGCCGCATATTGTGAGGGAAATCAGGATAATAGTTTTTATATTTGGCAATGGATAAATGCCGTCGCCGTTCAAGACAACCGATGA